In Vagococcus luciliae, one genomic interval encodes:
- a CDS encoding FMN-binding protein, producing MKIKKLVSGVTMLALTTVLLAACGGDKKDDTAASSSTEASSSVVAKDSSTTEESSMTIGELKDGEYKLEEKNYNNGYRVVFTIVVKDGKITESNYDNVNKDGKSKVEDAEYNKKMEEVAKTSPEKYIPELNKELLDKQNPSDIDTITGATHSTDSFKEYAKQLIEAAEKGDTKTIEIDNQVEN from the coding sequence ATGAAAATTAAAAAATTAGTGTCAGGTGTCACAATGTTGGCGTTAACAACAGTCCTATTAGCTGCTTGTGGTGGAGATAAAAAAGATGATACAGCAGCTTCATCAAGTACTGAAGCATCAAGTTCAGTTGTCGCAAAAGATTCATCAACAACAGAAGAATCATCTATGACAATTGGAGAATTAAAAGATGGTGAATACAAATTAGAAGAAAAAAATTATAACAATGGTTACCGTGTTGTATTTACTATCGTTGTAAAAGATGGAAAAATTACTGAATCTAACTACGACAACGTAAATAAAGATGGTAAATCTAAAGTAGAAGATGCTGAATACAACAAAAAAATGGAAGAAGTAGCTAAAACTTCACCAGAAAAATACATTCCTGAGTTAAACAAAGAGTTGTTAGATAAACAAAATCCTTCAGATATTGATACAATTACAGGAGCAACTCACTCAACAGATAGCTTTAAAGAATATGCAAAACAATTAATTGAAGCAGCTGAAAAAGGTGACACTAAAACAATTGAAATTGACAACCAAGTAGAAAACTAA
- a CDS encoding polyprenyl synthetase family protein: MEPHAMWTSYPSLKKDLQKTLNLISDSISLPNKEVEEAILAIFHSGGKLLRPAYLLLFAEFGTKIDKKKTIALAAAIETLHTATLIHDDIVDVADTRRGTATLNSTFSTDVAVYSGDYLFIICFKLLIQYQSSLKSIELNTTSMEKVLLGELGQMSERYNMNVTIDDYLANITGKTAELFALSCFVGCYENGGGKKLANKCREIGKDIGLAFQIVDDILDYSQNEETLGKPVLEDVRQGVYSLPLICSITEHPLLFEPILSKKENMTQEDAKRIHELVIECHGVEKAYDLASHYTNRALDTIQSLPNNQQQTKETIYEITKSILQRTF; the protein is encoded by the coding sequence ATGGAACCTCATGCTATGTGGACGTCATATCCGTCCTTAAAAAAAGATTTACAAAAAACACTTAATCTCATTTCAGATTCTATCTCACTACCTAATAAAGAAGTCGAAGAGGCTATATTAGCTATTTTTCATTCTGGCGGCAAATTATTACGTCCTGCGTATCTACTATTATTTGCTGAATTTGGTACAAAAATAGACAAAAAGAAAACCATCGCTCTAGCTGCTGCAATAGAAACCTTACATACAGCCACTCTTATTCATGATGATATTGTTGATGTAGCTGATACAAGACGTGGCACAGCAACCCTAAATTCAACCTTTAGCACAGACGTTGCGGTTTATTCTGGGGATTACCTTTTTATTATTTGTTTTAAATTATTAATTCAATATCAAAGTTCTCTAAAAAGTATTGAACTCAATACAACTAGTATGGAAAAAGTCCTACTTGGTGAATTAGGACAAATGAGTGAACGATATAATATGAACGTTACAATTGATGATTATTTAGCCAATATTACAGGTAAAACAGCTGAACTATTTGCCTTAAGTTGTTTTGTTGGTTGTTATGAAAATGGTGGTGGAAAAAAACTGGCAAATAAATGCCGCGAAATTGGTAAAGACATCGGTTTAGCCTTTCAAATTGTAGATGATATTTTAGATTATTCACAAAATGAAGAGACTCTTGGTAAGCCTGTTTTAGAAGATGTTCGTCAAGGTGTTTACAGCTTACCTCTGATATGTAGCATTACTGAACACCCGCTTCTTTTTGAACCAATATTAAGTAAAAAAGAAAACATGACGCAAGAGGATGCAAAACGAATCCATGAGTTAGTCATTGAATGTCATGGTGTTGAGAAGGCCTATGACTTAGCTTCTCACTATACTAATAGGGCACTAGACACTATCCAATCATTACCAAATAATCAACAACAGACTAAAGAAACCATCTATGAAATCACGAAATCGATTTTACAACGAACGTTTTAA
- a CDS encoding Gx transporter family protein produces the protein MSKNKKIIYIALLVAQGVIIGLLENMIPFPFAFAPGAKLGLANLITIIAIFTMPMKDSFTLVVLRLFLTTLLGGTVSTLMYSAVGAFLSYFGMIFLKQLGPKRISTIGISAFGGFLHNVGQLIVASWIAKSWTVMLYLPILSWIGILAGIAIGIAANYLMQHVKTLQEFQLAYDKHTLK, from the coding sequence ATGTCCAAAAATAAAAAAATTATCTATATTGCGTTACTTGTTGCTCAAGGTGTTATCATAGGATTACTTGAAAATATGATTCCCTTCCCTTTTGCCTTCGCTCCTGGAGCAAAATTAGGTTTAGCTAATTTAATCACCATCATCGCAATTTTTACTATGCCTATGAAAGATAGTTTCACATTAGTGGTTTTAAGACTATTTCTAACCACACTACTTGGAGGAACTGTTTCTACCTTAATGTATAGTGCTGTCGGTGCTTTTCTAAGTTATTTTGGGATGATCTTCCTAAAACAACTAGGACCAAAACGTATTAGCACTATTGGGATTAGTGCATTTGGCGGATTTTTACATAATGTAGGACAATTAATTGTGGCAAGTTGGATTGCTAAATCGTGGACGGTCATGTTATACCTCCCCATTCTATCATGGATTGGGATTTTAGCTGGAATTGCCATTGGGATTGCTGCAAATTATTTAATGCAACATGTTAAAACACTTCAAGAATTTCAATTAGCTTATGATAAACACACTCTAAAATAA
- a CDS encoding FAD:protein FMN transferase → MKKKLTTSIVLLALTSLLVAGCSDKKTEKNTEIKQEKLIKEPYSERQFLMGTYVQVKIYNEGKKDVLKKAFDRIGVLDREITVNEKGSEVDEINEQAGIKPVKVSSDVYDLIKAAVGYTEDSNGGFDLAIGPITQLWHIGFDDARKPEQSEIDQELKKVDYKKVILNDKDQTVYLEEKGMSLDLGAIAKGYITDEVVDVLKENGVTSAIVDLGGNVYVLGNNPKSESGDWKVGIQDPNEARNTVVGTVEEKNKSLVTSGIYERYLKVGDDVYHHLFNSKTGYPFDNDIAGVTIVSDTSIAGDALSTAVFSKGVKEGMAYVDSLDGVDAIFITKEDDIYISKGLQNNFKLNEDSPYKIKDIKDLK, encoded by the coding sequence ATGAAAAAAAAATTAACCACTAGTATTGTATTATTAGCATTAACCAGTTTGTTAGTGGCAGGCTGTTCAGATAAAAAAACAGAAAAGAATACCGAAATAAAACAAGAAAAACTTATTAAAGAGCCTTATTCTGAGCGACAATTTTTAATGGGAACTTATGTCCAAGTGAAAATATATAATGAAGGAAAAAAAGATGTTTTAAAGAAAGCTTTTGACCGCATTGGTGTGTTGGATAGAGAAATAACAGTAAATGAAAAAGGTTCAGAGGTGGATGAAATTAATGAACAAGCAGGTATTAAGCCTGTTAAAGTAAGTTCTGATGTATATGACTTAATTAAAGCAGCTGTTGGTTATACAGAAGATTCTAATGGGGGCTTTGATTTAGCTATAGGTCCTATTACTCAACTGTGGCACATTGGATTTGATGACGCAAGAAAACCAGAACAAAGTGAAATTGATCAAGAGCTAAAAAAAGTGGACTATAAAAAAGTCATTTTAAATGATAAAGACCAAACTGTTTATTTAGAAGAAAAAGGAATGAGTTTGGATTTAGGAGCAATAGCTAAAGGCTATATCACAGATGAAGTAGTGGATGTTTTAAAAGAAAATGGTGTGACAAGCGCTATCGTTGATTTAGGTGGAAATGTTTATGTTTTAGGAAATAATCCTAAGAGTGAATCAGGAGATTGGAAAGTGGGTATTCAAGATCCTAATGAAGCAAGAAACACAGTGGTTGGGACTGTCGAAGAAAAAAACAAATCACTTGTAACGTCAGGTATCTATGAACGCTATTTAAAAGTTGGTGATGATGTGTATCATCATTTATTCAATTCAAAAACGGGCTATCCATTTGATAATGACATTGCTGGTGTGACAATTGTGTCTGACACCTCTATCGCAGGAGATGCTTTATCAACGGCTGTTTTTTCTAAAGGAGTCAAAGAAGGGATGGCATATGTTGACAGTTTAGATGGAGTGGATGCGATTTTTATAACTAAAGAAGATGATATATATATTAGTAAAGGACTGCAAAATAATTTCAAACTAAATGAAGATTCTCCGTATAAAATCAAAGACATTAAGGACTTGAAGTAG
- a CDS encoding NAD(P)/FAD-dependent oxidoreductase has product MTKTEIVIVGAGYSGIAATKMLSKKLKKNPDAHITLIDRHSYQTMMTELHEVAGGRVEPEAIQYDLQRLFCKRKNVSIVTDTVTTIDKEKKVVKTQQGSYSFDYLVLGMGGEPNDFGTPGVKEHGFTLWSMDDAIKIREHIERTVALAAVEPDEAKRNAMLNFVVCGSGFTGIEMVGELIDWKDRLAKNNKIKPEDINLMVVEAAPTILNMLDRNDAAKAEKYLTKKGVSILKDMPIVEVNEDHIVLKSGEKIPTHTLIWTAGVKANSDAEKFDIPAARANRLVSNEYMQAKGFEDKGIYVVGDLVYFEESDKENRPTPQIVQAAEQTGLCAAKNILATINGTEKEAYKGKYDGFMVSIGSKYAVACVFDKYHLSGFFAMLMKHIINLRYFFDIRSGYYMFQYIMHEFFRIKNERNIFRGHTSRNSNVLWSVPLRIFYGCVWLVEAMKKVVGNGKVLQPSTWFGDGSWFTNTVAFPFEWLQPTSDATSGASQAAETAATATPDPTFGLSYAFGEEPMLVFKSMPDWFGSIMKFMMPNTEVALFMQKFMTLFEVALALAIIVGLFTWLANATTIVLVVMFCLSGMFYWVNIWFLFVAFALMNGSGRAFGLDKWVIPWIQRKLGNWWYGDVKSRYGEKS; this is encoded by the coding sequence ATGACAAAAACTGAAATAGTTATTGTTGGAGCAGGTTATTCTGGGATAGCTGCCACAAAGATGTTATCAAAAAAATTGAAAAAAAATCCTGATGCTCATATCACATTGATTGATCGTCATTCCTATCAAACAATGATGACAGAATTACATGAGGTTGCTGGGGGACGTGTTGAACCTGAAGCAATTCAATATGATTTACAACGCTTATTTTGTAAACGTAAAAATGTAAGCATTGTAACTGATACTGTCACAACGATTGATAAAGAGAAAAAAGTGGTGAAAACACAGCAAGGTTCTTATTCTTTTGACTACCTAGTCTTAGGTATGGGAGGAGAACCTAATGACTTTGGTACACCTGGTGTGAAAGAACACGGGTTTACATTATGGTCAATGGATGATGCCATTAAAATAAGAGAACACATCGAGCGTACCGTTGCTTTAGCAGCAGTTGAACCTGATGAAGCAAAACGTAACGCCATGTTGAATTTTGTTGTTTGTGGTTCTGGATTTACTGGTATCGAGATGGTCGGTGAATTAATCGACTGGAAAGATAGATTAGCTAAAAACAACAAAATTAAACCAGAAGACATTAACTTAATGGTTGTCGAAGCAGCACCAACGATTTTAAACATGCTAGATCGTAATGATGCGGCTAAAGCTGAAAAATATCTAACAAAAAAAGGTGTTAGCATCTTAAAAGATATGCCAATCGTTGAAGTCAATGAGGATCATATCGTATTAAAATCCGGTGAAAAAATTCCAACACACACATTAATTTGGACTGCTGGTGTCAAGGCAAACAGTGACGCTGAAAAATTTGATATACCTGCTGCTCGTGCTAATCGTTTGGTTTCAAACGAATACATGCAAGCAAAAGGATTTGAAGACAAAGGAATTTATGTGGTTGGAGATTTAGTTTACTTTGAAGAATCTGACAAAGAAAACCGTCCAACACCACAAATCGTTCAAGCTGCTGAACAAACAGGTTTGTGTGCAGCAAAAAATATTTTAGCTACTATCAACGGCACTGAAAAAGAAGCTTATAAAGGAAAATATGATGGCTTCATGGTATCCATTGGTTCTAAGTATGCTGTTGCTTGTGTCTTTGATAAATATCATTTAAGTGGATTCTTTGCGATGTTAATGAAACACATCATCAATTTACGTTACTTCTTCGATATTCGCTCAGGATACTATATGTTCCAATACATCATGCATGAATTTTTCCGAATTAAAAATGAACGTAACATCTTCAGAGGTCATACTTCACGTAACAGTAACGTCTTATGGTCAGTTCCTTTGCGTATTTTCTATGGTTGTGTTTGGCTAGTTGAAGCTATGAAAAAAGTAGTTGGGAATGGTAAAGTATTACAACCTAGCACATGGTTTGGCGATGGATCATGGTTTACCAATACAGTAGCGTTTCCATTTGAATGGTTACAACCTACTTCTGATGCAACATCTGGGGCATCTCAAGCCGCCGAAACAGCCGCTACTGCAACACCTGATCCAACTTTTGGTCTAAGTTATGCATTTGGTGAAGAACCTATGCTAGTCTTTAAATCAATGCCTGATTGGTTTGGTTCAATCATGAAATTCATGATGCCAAATACTGAAGTCGCATTGTTTATGCAAAAATTTATGACATTATTTGAAGTGGCTCTAGCTCTTGCGATTATCGTGGGATTATTTACTTGGTTAGCAAATGCAACCACTATTGTTTTAGTTGTAATGTTCTGTTTATCAGGAATGTTCTACTGGGTAAACATTTGGTTCTTATTCGTAGCATTCGCCTTAATGAATGGTTCAGGTCGTGCCTTTGGATTAGACAAATGGGTTATACCATGGATCCAACGTAAATTAGGTAATTGGTGGTATGGAGATGTGAAATCTCGATACGGAGAAAAATCATAA